A stretch of the Candidatus Finniella inopinata genome encodes the following:
- a CDS encoding ribonuclease J, translating into MDTLLRVLFPFMKKLPSKKDFWFLPLGGAGEIGMNLNLYGHDQQWLMVDLGITFHDRLGVEVLSPDPSAILPFQKNLKGLVLTHAHEDHVGAIPYLWPYLRCPLYATPFTAAIIRQKISDKIWADEVEIIEVPLSGTVQIGHFKVEFITITHSIAEPNVLAITTPLGTVIHTGDWKIDPHPLVGEATNFKRLQEWGDQGVLALVCDSTNALSEGSSGSEQDVRDELNRLIGEFPNHRVTVACFASNIARLETIGLTAAAHGRKVCLVGRSLYRMVAAAQYAGYLNNLPGFISDREAVDMPPEKVLFITTGSQGEARSGLARISSLQHPVIKMGPRDVVFFSSRVIPGNERHIGSLQNRLVQSGVTLITANDEDIHVSGHPARDELKQMYQWVRPRSAIPVHGEARHLHAHAQLAKEQGVNDVLATQNGSLIQLGAESVSVIEQVQTGRWALDGDRMIPMDSLVLKQRNKLSMQGIIFITVGISALGSRTRLPQFTLLGVCQPGEEEQDLKRDLQCLVRDMPSADFIKDETNSMNDLRKVVRQLVNQRLGKKPLVEIHIVKD; encoded by the coding sequence GTTTGGGCGTCGAGGTTCTAAGTCCTGATCCATCGGCCATTTTGCCATTTCAAAAAAATTTAAAGGGGTTGGTTTTGACCCATGCCCACGAAGATCATGTGGGTGCCATTCCTTACTTATGGCCTTACCTTCGGTGCCCTTTGTATGCAACACCCTTTACGGCCGCCATCATTCGCCAAAAAATTTCTGATAAGATTTGGGCTGACGAGGTTGAGATTATTGAGGTTCCCCTGTCAGGAACAGTTCAAATCGGCCATTTTAAGGTTGAATTTATCACCATTACCCATTCGATTGCTGAACCTAATGTTTTAGCCATCACAACACCCTTAGGGACGGTCATTCATACGGGCGACTGGAAAATTGATCCCCATCCTTTGGTTGGCGAGGCAACGAACTTCAAACGCCTTCAAGAATGGGGCGATCAGGGTGTTCTGGCCCTTGTTTGTGATTCGACCAATGCCTTAAGCGAGGGGTCATCGGGATCCGAACAGGACGTCAGGGATGAATTGAACCGACTGATTGGTGAGTTTCCCAACCATCGCGTAACGGTTGCGTGTTTTGCGTCTAACATTGCCCGGCTGGAAACGATTGGCCTGACGGCTGCTGCCCATGGACGCAAGGTTTGCCTGGTGGGTCGTTCTTTATATCGCATGGTCGCCGCCGCCCAATATGCTGGTTATTTGAACAACCTGCCTGGGTTCATAAGCGACCGCGAAGCCGTAGACATGCCACCAGAGAAGGTTTTGTTTATCACAACTGGCTCACAAGGCGAAGCCCGGTCGGGGTTGGCCCGCATTTCTAGCCTGCAGCATCCGGTTATTAAAATGGGCCCCCGCGACGTGGTATTTTTCTCATCACGTGTTATTCCAGGCAATGAACGTCATATTGGATCTTTGCAAAATCGTTTGGTCCAAAGTGGAGTTACTTTGATTACCGCCAACGATGAGGATATTCATGTCTCGGGCCATCCCGCCCGTGATGAGCTGAAGCAAATGTATCAATGGGTGCGCCCCCGTTCTGCCATTCCTGTACACGGCGAAGCCCGTCACCTGCACGCGCATGCGCAACTGGCCAAGGAGCAAGGAGTCAATGACGTCTTAGCCACCCAGAATGGCAGCTTGATTCAGCTGGGTGCCGAATCTGTGTCGGTGATTGAACAGGTTCAAACGGGGCGTTGGGCCCTGGATGGGGACCGTATGATTCCCATGGACAGCTTAGTTTTAAAACAACGCAATAAACTTTCTATGCAGGGCATTATCTTTATAACCGTGGGGATCAGTGCATTAGGCAGCAGAACACGATTACCTCAATTCACCTTGTTGGGGGTTTGTCAACCAGGCGAAGAAGAGCAAGACCTTAAGCGCGATCTTCAATGTTTGGTAAGGGATATGCCATCGGCTGACTTTATAAAGGATGAAACCAATTCGATGAACGACTTGCGGAAAGTTGTTAGGCAGCTTGTTAATCAACGACTTGGCAAAAAGCCCTTGGTAGAGATTCACATTGTGAAAGATTGA
- a CDS encoding valine--tRNA ligase: MLEKTFNPKSFESIRYLQTQPFFKADPTSDKNPFTLMMPPPNVTGSLHLGHALTYTLQDILVRFKRQCGFDALWQPGTDHAGIATQMVVERQLAEKNISRQDLGRDAFLEKVWEWKKESGDTIVEQQRRLGISPDWERSRFTMDEGLSEAVSKVFIELYQKGLIYRAKRLVNWDSKLKTAISDLEVINQDVKGHLYYIRYPLADDPTQGILVATTRPETLFGDTAVAVHPDDERYQHLIGKMVHLPLTDRVIPIIADTYCDPEKGTGAVKITPGHDFNDFAVGERHGLPQINILDADACLNDQVPAEFQGLSVDKGCEKVVTELAEHALLINVEAITHAVPYGDRSGVQIQPWLTDQWFVDAKVLAEPAIKAVEEGRIRFVPEQWNNTYFEWLRNIQPWCISRQIWWGHQIPAWYGPDGHVFVAKDDEAAQAQAIAHYGEKVNLTRDTDVLDTWFSSALWPFSTLGWPQDETLLDRYYPTDVLITGFDIIFFWVARMIMMGLYFKDDVPFRTVYIHALVRDEKGQKMSKSKGNIINPLEIIDKYGTDALRFTLAALAAPGRDIKLGESRVEGYRNFLTKIWNSARFLQMNDCTYNPDFDSNNCQHLLNRWIVYKTKMLARDVHQHLETYRFDWGAQSLYQFLWGNFCDIYIECLKPLLHETDDQDLHQETRQTASWVLLEFLKVAHPFIPLVTEELWHAFYPNAPHLLIQSAWPAIDGALAENKDLKAVDFALSIVAEVRSLRGLFNLSPNLKIPLLLDGGCMNDATVLQAHQSWILHLARLESFDFNPKDEEKQKSVPFVIGQNTFYLKLGHLINLEAAYKVLDIKLETLMKESNHLENKLRNTAYQQAKPESWQTDKQLLETKQHEQKRLRRIVEG, translated from the coding sequence ATGCTAGAAAAAACCTTTAACCCGAAAAGCTTTGAATCGATTCGCTACCTTCAGACGCAGCCCTTTTTTAAGGCTGACCCAACGTCAGATAAAAACCCGTTTACCCTGATGATGCCGCCGCCCAACGTGACCGGCAGCCTGCATTTGGGGCATGCGTTGACGTATACACTGCAAGATATTCTGGTGCGCTTTAAACGCCAATGCGGGTTTGATGCCTTATGGCAACCAGGAACCGACCATGCTGGCATTGCGACACAAATGGTGGTGGAGCGTCAATTGGCTGAAAAAAACATATCGCGACAAGACTTGGGGCGGGATGCTTTTTTGGAAAAGGTTTGGGAATGGAAAAAAGAATCAGGGGACACGATTGTTGAACAACAGCGCCGGTTGGGCATTTCACCCGACTGGGAACGGTCGCGCTTTACCATGGATGAAGGGTTGTCTGAAGCCGTCAGCAAAGTCTTTATAGAGCTTTATCAAAAAGGTCTTATCTATCGCGCTAAACGCCTTGTTAATTGGGATTCCAAGCTTAAAACAGCCATTTCTGATTTAGAGGTTATCAACCAAGACGTTAAGGGACACCTGTATTATATTCGCTATCCACTGGCTGATGATCCAACGCAAGGCATCCTGGTGGCAACAACACGGCCCGAGACTTTGTTCGGGGACACAGCTGTGGCCGTGCATCCCGATGATGAACGGTATCAGCACCTGATTGGTAAAATGGTCCACCTGCCCCTTACGGACAGGGTTATTCCCATCATCGCCGATACCTATTGCGACCCCGAAAAGGGCACAGGGGCTGTCAAAATAACCCCAGGCCATGACTTTAATGACTTTGCTGTGGGTGAACGCCACGGCCTGCCGCAGATCAATATTTTAGATGCCGATGCTTGTTTGAACGATCAGGTGCCTGCAGAATTTCAAGGATTGTCGGTTGACAAAGGTTGTGAAAAAGTTGTGACCGAACTGGCCGAGCATGCCCTGTTGATAAATGTAGAGGCGATAACCCATGCCGTTCCTTATGGTGATCGGTCAGGCGTTCAAATCCAGCCATGGTTGACCGACCAGTGGTTTGTGGATGCCAAGGTTTTGGCTGAGCCGGCGATTAAAGCCGTAGAGGAAGGCCGCATCCGTTTCGTGCCCGAACAATGGAATAATACGTATTTCGAGTGGCTACGGAACATTCAGCCTTGGTGTATTTCGCGGCAAATTTGGTGGGGGCATCAGATCCCTGCGTGGTACGGCCCTGATGGTCATGTCTTCGTGGCTAAGGACGACGAGGCGGCCCAGGCACAAGCCATCGCCCATTATGGCGAAAAGGTTAACCTGACCCGCGATACCGATGTTCTGGATACATGGTTTTCATCCGCCTTATGGCCTTTTTCCACCCTGGGTTGGCCTCAGGACGAAACGCTATTAGACCGTTACTATCCAACAGATGTGTTAATCACCGGCTTTGATATTATCTTCTTTTGGGTCGCCCGCATGATCATGATGGGGCTGTACTTTAAGGATGATGTTCCATTTCGCACCGTTTACATTCACGCGTTGGTGCGCGATGAAAAGGGTCAAAAAATGTCCAAGTCAAAGGGGAACATTATCAACCCTTTGGAAATTATTGACAAGTATGGAACCGATGCGTTGCGCTTTACCCTGGCTGCCCTAGCCGCCCCCGGGCGTGACATAAAGTTGGGCGAATCGCGTGTGGAAGGCTACCGCAATTTCCTGACCAAAATTTGGAACTCTGCCCGCTTTTTGCAAATGAACGACTGCACTTATAACCCAGATTTTGACAGTAACAATTGCCAACATTTGTTGAACCGTTGGATTGTTTATAAAACAAAAATGTTGGCCAGGGATGTTCACCAACACCTGGAAACGTATCGTTTTGATTGGGGTGCGCAAAGCCTGTATCAATTCCTGTGGGGGAATTTTTGCGATATTTATATTGAATGCTTGAAGCCGCTGTTACATGAAACGGACGACCAGGACCTCCATCAAGAAACCCGTCAAACCGCCAGCTGGGTTTTGCTGGAATTTTTGAAGGTTGCCCACCCGTTCATTCCGCTAGTGACCGAAGAATTGTGGCACGCCTTTTACCCGAACGCGCCTCACTTATTGATTCAAAGCGCTTGGCCCGCCATCGATGGGGCATTAGCAGAGAATAAAGACTTAAAGGCCGTGGACTTTGCCTTAAGCATCGTGGCCGAAGTGCGGTCGCTTCGCGGATTGTTCAATCTGTCCCCTAACCTAAAGATCCCTTTGCTGTTAGATGGTGGTTGCATGAATGACGCAACCGTTTTGCAAGCCCATCAGTCGTGGATTTTGCACCTTGCGCGTTTAGAAAGCTTTGACTTCAACCCAAAGGACGAAGAAAAACAGAAAAGCGTTCCGTTTGTGATCGGACAAAACACTTTCTACTTAAAGTTAGGGCATTTAATTAATCTTGAGGCTGCCTATAAAGTTTTGGACATCAAGTTGGAAACGTTGATGAAAGAATCAAACCACTTAGAGAATAAACTTCGAAACACTGCCTATCAGCAGGCAAAACCTGAATCATGGCAGACTGACAAACAGTTGTTAGAAACGAAACAGCACGAACAAAAACGGTTGAGGCGAATTGTGGAGGGGTAA
- a CDS encoding polysaccharide pyruvyl transferase family protein — protein MNKEKLSRVLLINDTTNWYHFGCTATSLAIKDEITKLGYQLDSISITETYKITAPPSSIQEFNDGNNFIKFSVSHSEIIKRIKQNDIIIVNGEGTLHGVRPAPLSLLYLCYVAKVFCRKHVEIINHSIYPQDNLSVDDRNIIKLYKLVYDAIDFAEIREHLSYTLARKIGIRAIESFDCSPLYIKNHYTPDGKKDPKTLLIAGSANWLNLNILSDERGNIDEFKNGLSQFSSYLNAMHRQGYSITFLYGAKDWAAKDDREFIAFVKPRLKFDLKIFEAKNIDQWLSCIENAELLVSGRFHHTIAAGCLGTRFIALNSNTPKMDGLLKALGTERALRYDDPDLAEKLHKQTLESYDKSIDHILGQKLCDKAMLNFHCLHNAICYK, from the coding sequence ATGAATAAAGAGAAGCTGAGCAGAGTCCTGCTGATTAACGATACCACAAATTGGTATCACTTTGGATGTACTGCCACCAGCCTGGCAATTAAAGATGAAATTACCAAACTGGGATATCAATTAGATTCCATCTCAATCACAGAAACTTATAAGATCACCGCACCTCCAAGCTCTATCCAAGAGTTTAATGATGGAAATAATTTTATTAAATTCTCTGTATCACATTCCGAAATTATAAAAAGGATAAAGCAGAATGATATTATAATTGTGAATGGTGAAGGGACCCTTCACGGAGTCAGACCTGCCCCTTTAAGCTTATTGTATTTGTGCTATGTCGCTAAAGTATTTTGCAGAAAGCATGTGGAAATTATAAATCATTCAATCTACCCACAAGACAATCTTTCAGTTGATGACCGTAACATTATAAAATTATACAAGCTTGTTTATGACGCTATAGACTTTGCAGAAATTCGTGAGCACTTAAGTTATACTTTAGCAAGGAAGATAGGAATTAGAGCGATTGAGAGCTTCGATTGCTCGCCCCTATATATTAAAAATCATTACACCCCTGACGGAAAAAAGGATCCTAAAACCTTATTAATTGCAGGTTCTGCTAACTGGCTGAATTTGAATATTTTGTCTGATGAAAGGGGTAATATTGATGAATTTAAAAATGGGCTTTCCCAGTTCAGCTCTTACTTAAATGCAATGCATCGACAAGGATATAGCATAACCTTTTTATATGGAGCAAAAGACTGGGCTGCCAAGGACGATAGGGAATTCATTGCTTTTGTAAAACCCAGACTTAAATTCGATTTAAAAATTTTTGAGGCCAAAAATATAGACCAATGGCTATCGTGTATTGAAAATGCAGAATTGCTAGTGAGTGGGAGATTTCATCATACAATAGCTGCGGGTTGTCTGGGCACAAGATTTATTGCGCTGAATAGTAATACACCCAAAATGGATGGGTTATTGAAAGCATTAGGTACAGAACGTGCTCTTAGATATGATGATCCAGATCTAGCAGAAAAGCTGCATAAACAAACATTAGAATCATATGACAAATCAATAGATCACATTTTAGGTCAGAAATTATGTGATAAAGCTATGTTGAACTTTCATTGCTTGCATAATGCCATTTGTTATAAATAA
- a CDS encoding UTP--glucose-1-phosphate uridylyltransferase, whose translation MNPIKTCIFPVAGLGSRFLPATKSIPKEMMVVVDKPLIQYAVEEAKAAGIERFIFVTSQGKTAIEDHFDSCPMLEMALRARGKVQELSLIEDIKLNPGQAIYIRQQAPLGLGHAVLCAQELVNEDAFAVILADDLVLADHPCLQQMTQAYSPLEGNMVGVMEVPYDHTNRYGILKTSQDADGQKIIAEAVVEKPAIDQAPSRIAVIGRYILNSQIFQHLRTQKPGAGGEIQLTDAIQAMIPRGLCGFRFQGQRFDCGTKEGWLEANMAFAYADPQLKDHLKAMLDKYHF comes from the coding sequence ATGAATCCCATTAAAACGTGTATATTCCCGGTGGCTGGCCTAGGCAGTCGTTTCCTGCCTGCCACCAAGTCAATCCCCAAAGAAATGATGGTCGTTGTTGACAAGCCCTTGATTCAATATGCGGTGGAGGAGGCAAAGGCGGCCGGCATTGAGCGGTTCATTTTTGTGACATCCCAAGGAAAAACAGCTATTGAGGATCATTTTGATTCCTGCCCAATGCTAGAGATGGCCTTAAGGGCGCGCGGGAAAGTGCAAGAGCTGTCTCTGATCGAGGATATCAAATTAAACCCAGGACAGGCCATCTACATTCGTCAACAAGCCCCCCTTGGATTGGGGCACGCTGTTTTGTGTGCACAGGAACTGGTCAATGAAGACGCCTTTGCGGTCATTCTGGCCGATGATTTGGTTTTGGCGGACCACCCATGCCTTCAACAGATGACCCAAGCCTACAGCCCCTTAGAGGGCAATATGGTGGGTGTTATGGAGGTTCCCTATGATCACACCAACCGCTACGGCATATTAAAAACCTCTCAAGACGCCGATGGACAAAAGATAATTGCGGAAGCTGTAGTGGAAAAACCGGCCATCGACCAAGCACCTTCGCGGATTGCAGTCATAGGGCGTTATATATTGAACAGCCAGATATTTCAGCATTTGCGCACCCAAAAGCCAGGGGCCGGTGGGGAAATTCAACTAACTGATGCTATTCAAGCCATGATTCCAAGGGGGTTGTGCGGATTTCGATTCCAAGGGCAGCGCTTTGATTGCGGTACAAAGGAAGGCTGGCTAGAGGCGAATATGGCTTTTGCCTATGCCGACCCTCAGCTAAAGGACCACCTGAAAGCCATGCTCGATAAGTATCATTTTTAG